ACTCCGTCCATTGGGTCCACCGACGCTTCCCTCTGGGTAGGCCGCCTCAAGGACAAGCTCGTGAAGACCACCGGCTACCCGCCGGAGATGCTCGAGGTGAACCTGGACCTCGAGGCGGATCTCGGGGTGGATTCCGTGCAGCGCGCGGAGATCTGGGTGTCGCTGACGACCGAGCACGGGCTGGATCCGAGCGTCCGGCCGACGGGCGCGCGGACGATCGCGCAGCTCGCCGAGAGTTTGGCGGGGATGGGTGGGACACCTGCAACAGCTGGGACCATTGGGAGAGAGACATCCACCGCTCCTGCTGTGTACACCGATTCGGACGTCAGGCTCTTCGCGTCGGTCGCCGCGCCGTTCGACAGGAGCGCTGCCGCGCCGTTCGCGTGCCGGCGCGTCCTCGCGATCGCGGCCGAAGACGACGCCGCGGCGGCGCAGCTGAAGAAGCGGCTGGGCGAGCGCGGGGTAGAGGTCGACGTGGCGCGCGCCTCCGGGGTCGCGCGGATGTCCGTCATCGAGGTCGCCGGCGCGATCGACGCCTGCGACACGATCGTCTACCTGGCCCACGCCGGCGCGATCGAAGCGCCGTTCGACGGCCGCTCCCTCCGGGGGGCGCTCGCGAAGGAGGTCGCGACGCTGTACCAGACCGCGCGCGCGCTCGTGCCGGCGCTCGAGAAGAAGCCGAGGCGCGTGATCTTTCCTGTCGCCATGGACGGCGCGTTCGGAACCACCCCGGCGCTCGCCCGGCCGCTCGGCGCGTTCCCGGCGGGGTTCGTGCGCTGCCTGGCGCGGGAGCTCCCCCAGTGCGCGGTGCAGCTCGTCGACGGTGGCGAGCACGGGATCCTCGACGCGGTCGAGGCGTCGATCGATTTCGTCCCGGGCCAGCTCGAGTGGGGCATGACCGGCTCCGGCGCCGCCGTGCCGCGGACCTCGGCGCTCGCGCCGGCGGGGACGCTCCTCGCGCCGCTCTCGCGCGGCGATCTCGTCCTGGTCACCGGCGGGGCGCGCGGCGTCGTGTTCGAGTGCGTGATGGAGCTCGCAAGGCGGACCGGCTGCCGCCTCCTCCTCACCGGCCGCACGGAGCTGCCCATGGGCCGCCCCGAGTGGCTCCGCACGCCGCCCGAGAGGATCGACGGCGTGATCCGCGACATGGAGATCCGCCTCGTCAAGGACGAGGGGAAGAAGCTCCAGGAGGCGAAGCGCATCGGCGCCAAGGCGAGATCGCAGTGGGAGCTCTCGCGCAACCTCGATGCGATGGAGGCCGCCGGCGTGGAGGGGCGCTACGAGCGCTGCGACGTCACGGACGCGAAGGCGTTTTCGGCGCTCCTCGCGCAGCTGGCCGACGCGAAGGAGATCGTGCGCGGCGTGGTGCACGGCGCGGGGATCCAGAAGTCGAAGCTCGTGACCGAGCTGGCGGACGACGCGATCAACGCGACCGTCGCGACCAAGCTCGACCCGATCTTCACCATGCTCGACGCGCTCGATTGGTCCAAGGTCAAGCTGCTCAGCGCGTTCGGGTCGATCGCGGGGCTGTTCGGCAACGCGGGGCAGTCCGACTACGGCCTCGCCAACGACCTGCTCGCGTGGCTCGTCGCCGAGATCGGCGCGCGCCATCCCCACGTCAAGGCGCAGACCGTCGAGTGGACGGCCTGGGTCGGGACCGGCATGGTCTCCGAGGAGGAGGCGAAGCGGTTCGCGCAGGTCGGCCTGCAGCCGCTCGACGTCCGGACCGGCGTGCGCCTGTACGCCGAGGCGACGCTCGGCGCCGCGCACCAGCGTGTCGCTGCGTTCAACGCCTCCGCGCCGTTCACCTCGGTGCGGCCGATCGCCGAGTTCCCGCTCGCCGCGCGGCCACAGGAGCGGCTGCTCTTCGACGGCCCGGTCGGCGGGCCGCCCTTGGCCGTCTTCTCGGAGCGACACCACCCGTACATCCGGCAGCACCTCGTGCGGCTCGAGCCGGTCGTGCCGGGCACGTTCGTCGTCGAGCTGCTCGCCGAGGCGACTGAGGGGAGCGGCCGCACGCCGACCGCGATCCAGTTCCGGCGCCCGCTCGGCGTCCGCGCCGGCGAGGTTGCGGTGGAGGTCGTCGAGGACGGCGACTCGGCCTACGTCGTCCCCAAGGACCGGCCGGCGCTCGCCGGCAGGGCGCTCGCGAACCTCGCGTTCGCGTCGTGCCGCCTCGAGGCGGGCGGGGCGCCGCCAGCGGACGACTTCAAGGTCTCGAAGAAGGACGTCGCGGCGCTGCTCGAGGAGGGCGCGGCGGGCGGCGCGGGGTTCTATCGGCTGCTCGACTCGAAGTTCTCGGGCGCGCTCAAGACGGGCCCCGCCTTTCGCGGCATCCGCGCCACGGCCGAGAAGGACGGGTTGTTCCTGGCGAGCGCGTGGCTCACGGACGACGCGATGGCGTCGATCGCGGTCCCGGGCCGCTTCGTCTTCAACCCCGTGCTCGCCGACATGGCGGTCCAGGCCGCCGCCGCGTGGGCGATGATCCGCTTCGATCGGATGGAGATCCCGTTCGAGATCGGCGCGCTGCACGTCCTCGGGCCGACGCGCGACAGGCGCTCGATCGTCGTGTGCCGCGCCCACGAGATGGACGCGGAGCGGACCGTCGTGGATCTCGTCGTGCGCGAGCCGGACGGGCGCCCGATCCTCGCCATGGATAGGCTCGTCCTGCGGACCATCGAAGCGGCGGGCGGCTGAGCGATGATGGACGTCGACGAGAGGCTCGTGGGGGAGGCGGCGTTCGACGGAAACGACGCGGTCGTCATCGGCGCGGGGCTCGGCGGCCTGACCTGCGCGCTCGAGCTCGCGCGCCAGGGGCTCAAGGTCTGCGTGCTCGAGCGGCACCGCGTCGCCGGCGGGTACGCACACGCCTTCCGCAGGCGCGGCTACCACTTCGACGTCTCGCTGCACTACGTGGGCGGCCTCGATCCCGGCGGCATGACGCACGGCGTCCTCGAGAGCCTCGGCGTGTACGAGCGGCTCAAGCTCGTCCGGCACGAGCGCCTCTTCACCGCGGACGCGCCGGGGC
The sequence above is a segment of the Pseudomonadota bacterium genome. Coding sequences within it:
- a CDS encoding KR domain-containing protein, encoding TPSIGSTDASLWVGRLKDKLVKTTGYPPEMLEVNLDLEADLGVDSVQRAEIWVSLTTEHGLDPSVRPTGARTIAQLAESLAGMGGTPATAGTIGRETSTAPAVYTDSDVRLFASVAAPFDRSAAAPFACRRVLAIAAEDDAAAAQLKKRLGERGVEVDVARASGVARMSVIEVAGAIDACDTIVYLAHAGAIEAPFDGRSLRGALAKEVATLYQTARALVPALEKKPRRVIFPVAMDGAFGTTPALARPLGAFPAGFVRCLARELPQCAVQLVDGGEHGILDAVEASIDFVPGQLEWGMTGSGAAVPRTSALAPAGTLLAPLSRGDLVLVTGGARGVVFECVMELARRTGCRLLLTGRTELPMGRPEWLRTPPERIDGVIRDMEIRLVKDEGKKLQEAKRIGAKARSQWELSRNLDAMEAAGVEGRYERCDVTDAKAFSALLAQLADAKEIVRGVVHGAGIQKSKLVTELADDAINATVATKLDPIFTMLDALDWSKVKLLSAFGSIAGLFGNAGQSDYGLANDLLAWLVAEIGARHPHVKAQTVEWTAWVGTGMVSEEEAKRFAQVGLQPLDVRTGVRLYAEATLGAAHQRVAAFNASAPFTSVRPIAEFPLAARPQERLLFDGPVGGPPLAVFSERHHPYIRQHLVRLEPVVPGTFVVELLAEATEGSGRTPTAIQFRRPLGVRAGEVAVEVVEDGDSAYVVPKDRPALAGRALANLAFASCRLEAGGAPPADDFKVSKKDVAALLEEGAAGGAGFYRLLDSKFSGALKTGPAFRGIRATAEKDGLFLASAWLTDDAMASIAVPGRFVFNPVLADMAVQAAAAWAMIRFDRMEIPFEIGALHVLGPTRDRRSIVVCRAHEMDAERTVVDLVVREPDGRPILAMDRLVLRTIEAAGG